In the Corynebacterium suedekumii genome, one interval contains:
- a CDS encoding TIGR02234 family membrane protein: MRSRIATLLIGLGALVLWIGSRFTWLTVDTFDDKSGAATLGIPGATWSTEATAVVLLLLAACVAGFALRRTGRRIVGAVAALAAVGASWQPLVLLAGQPDPERARTLLTSGAASQRADAEVLISEWAEVTNLSVGVTGPVLALLGCAIALFGGVLLAVRPGVDSAQRNKYERKQDREARIAEDLEETPDSGRVMWDALDADIDPTDHR; encoded by the coding sequence GTGAGGTCGCGCATCGCCACCCTGCTCATCGGCCTCGGCGCGCTGGTCCTGTGGATCGGTTCCCGCTTCACCTGGCTGACGGTGGACACCTTCGACGACAAGTCGGGGGCCGCCACCCTCGGCATCCCGGGTGCGACGTGGTCGACGGAGGCCACCGCCGTGGTCCTGCTGCTGCTTGCGGCGTGCGTCGCCGGTTTCGCTTTACGACGCACCGGACGCCGCATCGTCGGCGCCGTGGCAGCCCTGGCCGCGGTGGGTGCGTCCTGGCAGCCGCTGGTGCTGCTCGCCGGCCAGCCCGATCCTGAACGGGCCCGCACCCTCCTCACCTCCGGGGCCGCCAGCCAGCGGGCCGACGCCGAGGTGCTCATCTCCGAGTGGGCCGAGGTGACCAACCTCAGCGTCGGTGTCACCGGCCCGGTCCTCGCCCTGCTCGGGTGCGCCATCGCCCTGTTCGGCGGCGTCCTGCTCGCCGTGCGGCCGGGCGTGGACTCCGCGCAGCGCAACAAGTACGAGCGCAAGCAGGACCGGGAGGCGAGGATCGCCGAGGACCTGGAGGAGACCCCCGACTCGGGCCGGGTCATGTGGGACGCGCTGGACGCGGACATCGATCCGACGGACCACCGCTGA
- the hisI gene encoding phosphoribosyl-AMP cyclohydrolase: MSSSDNPADYELDPAIAARLTVNDAGLVPAVVQAEGTGEVLMMAWMDSHALAYTLATRRGTYYSRSRGEYWIKGLTSGHTQEVTGVRLDCDGDTLLVTVRQVGGACHTGDRTCFDADVLL; encoded by the coding sequence ATGAGCTCATCCGACAACCCCGCCGACTACGAGCTCGATCCGGCCATCGCCGCCCGCCTCACGGTCAACGATGCCGGTCTCGTGCCCGCGGTCGTGCAGGCCGAGGGCACCGGTGAGGTGCTCATGATGGCGTGGATGGACTCCCATGCGCTCGCGTACACGCTGGCGACCCGGCGGGGAACCTACTACTCCCGTTCGCGTGGTGAGTACTGGATCAAGGGCCTGACCTCCGGCCACACCCAGGAGGTCACCGGCGTGCGCCTCGACTGCGACGGCGACACCCTCCTGGTCACCGTCCGCCAGGTCGGCGGCGCCTGCCACACCGGGGACCGCACCTGCTTCGACGCGGACGTGCTGCTGTGA
- the hisF gene encoding imidazole glycerol phosphate synthase subunit HisF yields the protein MAVAIRVIPCLDVDNGRVVKGVNFENLRDAGDPVELAARYNVEGADELTFLDVSASKDGRGTMLEVVRRTAEQVFIPLTVGGGVRSAEDVDQLLRAGADKVSVNTSAIARPELLRELADRFGSQCIVLSVDARRVPAGGTPQPSGFEVTTHGGSTSAGIDAIEWAKKGEELGVGEILLNSMDGDGTKDGFDLELLRLVREAVSVPVIASGGAGSAEHFPPAVAAGADAVLAATIFHFGEVTIGEVKDALADAGCEVRR from the coding sequence ATGGCCGTCGCCATCCGTGTCATCCCCTGCCTGGACGTCGACAACGGGCGGGTGGTCAAGGGCGTCAACTTCGAGAACCTCCGTGACGCCGGGGACCCCGTCGAGCTGGCCGCCCGCTACAACGTCGAGGGTGCCGACGAGCTCACCTTCCTCGACGTCTCCGCCTCGAAGGACGGCCGCGGCACCATGCTGGAGGTGGTCCGCCGCACCGCTGAACAGGTGTTCATCCCGCTCACCGTCGGTGGCGGCGTCCGCAGCGCCGAGGACGTGGACCAGCTGCTGCGCGCGGGTGCGGACAAGGTCTCCGTCAACACCTCCGCCATCGCCCGCCCGGAACTCCTGCGTGAACTGGCGGACCGCTTCGGCTCCCAGTGCATCGTCCTGTCCGTCGACGCCCGCCGCGTCCCGGCCGGCGGCACCCCGCAGCCCTCGGGTTTCGAGGTGACCACCCACGGTGGTTCCACCTCGGCCGGCATCGACGCGATCGAGTGGGCGAAGAAGGGCGAGGAGCTGGGTGTGGGGGAGATCCTGCTCAACTCCATGGACGGTGACGGCACGAAGGACGGCTTCGACCTGGAGCTGCTGCGCCTGGTCCGGGAGGCCGTGTCCGTGCCCGTCATCGCCTCCGGTGGCGCCGGTTCGGCCGAGCACTTCCCGCCGGCCGTGGCGGCCGGGGCAGACGCCGTGCTCGCCGCCACCATCTTCCACTTCGGCGAGGTCACCATCGGCGAGGTCAAGGACGCCCTGGCCGATGCTGGCTGCGAGGTGCGCCGATGA
- a CDS encoding inositol monophosphatase family protein, with product MFLAGVGADPAELKQPGDFATEVDLTIEAHLRQMLTQFTGIPVLGEEAGGSYNHEAVWIVDPIDGTANYAAGNPMCSILISLVVDDRPVAAVTSMPLLHRRVTAFEGSPVMVNGRAMKPLSEVDQLVAQVGFSSVASQQRSQFPSLLRQGLLSELAETYLRPRITGSVGVDLAFAAQGIFGGAVSFSPHVWDNAAGVMLVRAAGGVVTDIEGNDWTPSSVGVVAGTARAHAAIMSTMDAILNS from the coding sequence ATGTTCCTCGCCGGCGTCGGTGCGGACCCGGCCGAGCTCAAGCAGCCCGGGGACTTCGCCACCGAGGTCGACCTGACTATCGAGGCGCACCTGCGGCAGATGCTCACCCAGTTCACCGGCATCCCGGTGCTCGGGGAGGAGGCCGGCGGCAGCTACAACCATGAGGCGGTGTGGATCGTCGACCCGATCGACGGCACCGCCAATTACGCGGCCGGTAACCCGATGTGCTCCATCCTCATCTCCCTGGTGGTCGATGACCGGCCCGTCGCCGCCGTCACCAGCATGCCCCTGCTGCACCGCCGGGTCACCGCCTTCGAGGGCTCCCCGGTGATGGTCAACGGCCGGGCCATGAAGCCGCTGAGCGAGGTGGACCAGCTCGTCGCCCAGGTCGGGTTCTCCTCGGTGGCGTCCCAGCAGCGTTCCCAGTTCCCGTCGCTGCTGCGGCAGGGCCTGCTCTCCGAACTTGCGGAGACCTACCTGCGGCCACGCATCACCGGGTCCGTGGGCGTGGACCTGGCGTTCGCGGCGCAGGGGATCTTCGGCGGGGCGGTGAGTTTCTCGCCGCACGTGTGGGACAACGCCGCCGGCGTCATGCTCGTGCGCGCCGCCGGTGGAGTGGTCACCGACATCGAGGGCAATGACTGGACGCCGTCGTCGGTGGGTGTGGTGGCGGGTACCGCGCGGGCGCACGCCGCCATCATGAGTACGATGGATGCGATTCTGAACTCTTAA
- the priA gene encoding bifunctional 1-(5-phosphoribosyl)-5-((5-phosphoribosylamino)methylideneamino)imidazole-4-carboxamide isomerase/phosphoribosylanthranilate isomerase PriA, producing MSDFTLLPAVDVVDGQAVRLDQGEAGTEKSYGSPLEAALQWQEQGAQWLHFVDLDAAFNRGSNHELMAEITAQLDIRVELTGGIRDDASLERALATGATRVNIGTAALEKPEWIADVLASHGDRVAVDIAVREIDGEWRTRGNGWVSDGGDLWEVLERLDAAGCTRFVVTDVSKDGTLAGPNVELLREVAAATDARIVASGGISTLDDVVELSRYVDEGIDSAIIGKALYEGRFSLREALAAVGDPAKR from the coding sequence ATGAGCGATTTCACCCTTCTTCCCGCCGTCGACGTGGTCGACGGCCAGGCCGTCCGACTCGATCAGGGGGAGGCCGGCACCGAGAAGTCCTACGGCTCACCGCTGGAAGCCGCCCTGCAGTGGCAGGAGCAGGGTGCGCAGTGGCTGCACTTCGTCGACCTGGACGCGGCCTTCAACCGGGGCTCCAACCATGAGCTCATGGCGGAGATCACCGCGCAGCTGGACATCAGGGTGGAGCTGACCGGTGGAATCCGGGATGACGCTTCCCTGGAGCGGGCACTGGCCACCGGGGCCACCCGCGTCAACATCGGCACCGCCGCGCTGGAGAAGCCGGAGTGGATCGCCGACGTCCTGGCCTCCCACGGGGACCGGGTCGCCGTCGACATCGCCGTGCGCGAGATCGACGGGGAGTGGCGCACGCGCGGCAACGGCTGGGTCTCCGACGGCGGTGACCTCTGGGAGGTGCTCGAACGGCTCGACGCCGCCGGCTGCACCCGTTTCGTGGTCACCGACGTGTCCAAGGACGGCACCCTGGCAGGGCCGAACGTGGAGCTGCTGCGGGAGGTCGCCGCGGCCACCGACGCGAGGATCGTCGCCTCCGGCGGTATCTCCACCCTCGATGACGTGGTGGAGCTGTCCCGCTACGTGGACGAGGGGATCGATTCGGCGATCATCGGCAAGGCCCTCTACGAGGGACGTTTCAGCCTGCGTGAGGCCCTCGCCGCGGTCGGCGACCCGGCGAAGCGGTAG
- the hisH gene encoding imidazole glycerol phosphate synthase subunit HisH, which yields MAKTVALLDYGSGNLRSAQRAVERVGADVTVTSDPKVAVDADGLLVPGVGAFAACMAGLEKVQGGRIIGQRLAGGRPVLGICVGMQILFEHGQEHGVHTRGCGEWPGTVERLQAEILPHMGWNTVQRHPDSVMFAGLPDDERYYFVHSYGVRDWTLETDGLTTPPTVTWAEHGGDRFVAAVENGPLWATQFHPEKSGDAGAVLLENWIGSLP from the coding sequence ATGGCAAAAACCGTCGCTCTCCTCGACTACGGGTCGGGAAATCTCCGCTCCGCGCAGCGCGCCGTCGAACGCGTCGGCGCCGACGTCACCGTCACCTCCGACCCGAAGGTGGCGGTGGACGCCGACGGGCTGCTGGTCCCCGGTGTCGGCGCCTTCGCCGCCTGCATGGCCGGGCTGGAGAAGGTCCAGGGTGGGCGCATCATCGGCCAGCGCCTCGCCGGCGGCCGACCCGTGCTGGGCATCTGCGTGGGCATGCAGATCCTCTTCGAGCACGGCCAGGAGCACGGCGTGCACACCCGTGGCTGCGGCGAATGGCCCGGCACCGTCGAGCGGCTGCAGGCGGAGATCCTCCCGCACATGGGCTGGAACACCGTGCAGCGTCACCCGGATTCGGTGATGTTCGCCGGCCTGCCGGACGACGAGCGCTACTACTTCGTCCACTCCTACGGGGTGCGCGACTGGACCCTGGAGACCGATGGCCTGACCACCCCGCCGACCGTGACATGGGCGGAGCACGGCGGGGACCGCTTCGTCGCCGCCGTGGAGAACGGCCCGCTGTGGGCCACGCAGTTCCACCCGGAGAAGTCCGGCGATGCCGGCGCGGTGCTGCTGGAGAACTGGATAGGATCACTGCCATGA
- a CDS encoding MFS transporter: MWKAPGFIPTLVAVAAAFGSWSLLLPVIPLAALDAGHDTAMAGASTGVFMAATVATQIFTPAALRRLGYNPVMVFSAFMLGVPALGHLLGLEAWNLLLFSALRGVGFGALTVAESALIAELVPVRFLGKATGMLGVFIGVSQMIGLPLGLAVADAAGFGPVYVIAAGTALIAAVMCLRIPRIKAAPKVEPSAYEYPEERATAQVATWKLVLVPALAVTSLSMSFGAVSSFLPAAVLDLDPATGAVIGGLMLSITGGSSMVWRYVAGMIADRRGAPGTTMIPGQVVGFLGVALMALVIANEWSVWWLVVAGILFGGGFGMVQNEALLVMFFRLPRSKVSEASAVWNIFYDAGTGLGSFVLGAVAAQAAYSGAFGVGAILVVGGILGTLADRWVGAHRIAERDNTRARLRQVPVARRAVAGARRVRRVAARPVELERLITRRAPRQGWKPPVEEPSVSPEEGPDTPTR; the protein is encoded by the coding sequence ATGTGGAAGGCTCCCGGGTTCATCCCCACACTCGTCGCCGTCGCCGCCGCGTTCGGATCCTGGTCGCTGCTGCTGCCCGTCATCCCGCTCGCCGCCCTCGACGCCGGACACGACACCGCCATGGCCGGTGCCTCCACCGGCGTGTTCATGGCCGCCACCGTGGCCACCCAGATCTTCACCCCGGCCGCCCTACGCCGGCTGGGCTACAACCCGGTCATGGTGTTCTCCGCCTTCATGCTCGGCGTCCCCGCACTGGGCCACCTCCTCGGCCTGGAGGCGTGGAACCTGCTGCTGTTCTCCGCCCTGCGCGGCGTCGGCTTCGGCGCGCTCACCGTCGCCGAATCGGCCCTGATCGCCGAGCTCGTGCCCGTCCGCTTCCTGGGCAAGGCCACCGGCATGCTCGGTGTGTTCATCGGCGTGTCCCAGATGATCGGGCTTCCCCTCGGCCTGGCCGTCGCCGACGCCGCCGGTTTCGGACCCGTCTACGTCATCGCCGCCGGCACCGCCCTCATCGCCGCGGTGATGTGCCTGCGGATCCCGCGGATCAAGGCCGCCCCGAAGGTCGAGCCCTCCGCCTACGAGTACCCCGAGGAACGCGCCACCGCACAGGTGGCCACGTGGAAACTCGTCCTCGTCCCCGCCCTCGCCGTGACCAGCCTGTCCATGAGCTTCGGCGCCGTCTCCTCCTTCCTGCCGGCCGCCGTCCTCGACCTCGACCCCGCCACCGGCGCGGTCATCGGCGGCCTCATGCTGTCCATCACCGGCGGCTCATCGATGGTGTGGCGCTACGTCGCCGGCATGATCGCCGACCGCCGCGGTGCCCCCGGCACGACCATGATCCCCGGGCAGGTCGTCGGCTTCCTCGGCGTCGCCCTCATGGCGCTGGTCATCGCCAACGAATGGTCCGTGTGGTGGCTCGTCGTCGCCGGCATCCTCTTCGGCGGCGGCTTCGGCATGGTGCAGAACGAGGCCCTGCTGGTCATGTTCTTCCGCCTGCCACGCTCGAAGGTCTCCGAGGCCTCCGCCGTGTGGAACATCTTCTACGACGCCGGCACCGGACTGGGTTCCTTCGTCCTCGGTGCCGTCGCCGCGCAGGCCGCCTACTCCGGGGCGTTCGGGGTGGGTGCGATCCTCGTCGTCGGCGGCATCCTGGGCACCCTCGCCGACCGCTGGGTCGGGGCCCACCGCATCGCCGAACGCGACAACACCCGGGCCCGCCTGCGTCAGGTGCCCGTCGCCCGCCGCGCCGTCGCCGGTGCCCGCCGGGTCCGCCGCGTGGCCGCCCGCCCGGTCGAGCTGGAACGCCTGATCACCCGCCGCGCCCCGCGCCAGGGCTGGAAGCCGCCGGTGGAGGAACCGTCGGTTTCCCCGGAGGAGGGGCCGGACACCCCGACACGGTGA
- the hisB gene encoding imidazoleglycerol-phosphate dehydratase HisB: MTDRIGRATRTTSESDITVEINLDGTGRVDVDTGLPFFDHMLTAFGVHGSFDLTVHAKGDIEIDAHHTVEDTAIVLGQALLDAVGDKAGIRRFGSRQLPMDETLVEAVVDISGRPYFVMKGEPDHMITSVIGGHYATVINEHFFETLALNSRITLHVICHHGRDPHHITEAEYKAVARALREAVEPDPRVSGVPSTKGAL; encoded by the coding sequence GTGACTGACCGCATCGGACGCGCCACCCGCACCACCTCCGAATCCGACATCACCGTCGAGATCAACCTCGACGGCACCGGCCGCGTCGACGTCGACACCGGCCTGCCCTTCTTCGACCACATGCTCACCGCCTTCGGCGTCCACGGGTCCTTCGACCTCACGGTCCACGCGAAGGGCGACATCGAGATCGACGCGCATCACACCGTCGAGGACACCGCCATCGTCCTCGGGCAGGCGCTTCTCGACGCCGTCGGTGACAAGGCCGGCATCCGCCGTTTCGGCTCCCGCCAGCTGCCCATGGACGAGACCCTGGTGGAAGCGGTCGTGGACATCTCCGGTCGGCCCTACTTCGTCATGAAGGGCGAACCGGATCACATGATCACCTCCGTCATCGGCGGGCACTACGCCACGGTGATCAACGAGCACTTCTTCGAGACCCTGGCACTGAACTCCCGGATCACCCTCCACGTCATCTGCCACCACGGCCGCGACCCGCACCACATCACCGAGGCCGAGTACAAGGCCGTCGCCCGCGCCCTGCGCGAAGCCGTCGAACCCGACCCGCGCGTCAGCGGCGTGCCGTCGACCAAGGGGGCCCTGTAA
- a CDS encoding histidinol-phosphate transaminase — translation MTDLTLNQLPLREELRGQSPYGAPQLTVPVQLNTNENPYPPSQALIDDLVETVTKVATELNRYPDRDAVELRTRLADYVSEQTGVAVTVDNLWAANGSNEVLQQLLQAFGGPGRSALGFQPSYSMHPILSAGTQTRFLDCPRGADFRIDIAAALAAIEEHRPDIIFITTPNNPTGDITSLEDIRTLVDAAPGIVIVDEAYGEFSPSPSAVTLLAEYPAKLVVSRTMSKAFDFAGGRLGYFVAHPAFIEAVMLVRLPYHLSVLSQAAATVALRHRGDTLATVEKLAQERVRVVAGLEELGYQVVPSESNFVFFGPFDDQHAAWQRFLDAGVLIRDVGVTGHLRTTIGLPGENDAFLAAAADISKEI, via the coding sequence ATGACCGACCTCACGCTCAACCAGCTTCCCCTGCGCGAGGAACTGCGCGGCCAGTCGCCCTACGGTGCCCCCCAGCTCACCGTCCCGGTGCAGCTCAACACCAACGAGAACCCGTACCCGCCGTCACAGGCGCTCATCGACGATCTCGTGGAGACCGTCACCAAGGTCGCGACCGAACTCAACCGCTACCCGGACCGCGACGCCGTCGAGCTGCGCACCCGGCTGGCCGACTACGTCAGCGAGCAGACCGGGGTGGCCGTCACCGTGGACAATCTGTGGGCCGCCAACGGCTCCAACGAGGTGCTCCAGCAGCTGCTGCAGGCCTTCGGTGGCCCGGGTCGTAGCGCGCTCGGGTTCCAGCCGTCCTACTCCATGCACCCGATCCTCTCCGCGGGCACGCAGACCCGATTCCTCGACTGCCCGCGCGGGGCAGATTTCCGCATCGACATCGCCGCCGCCCTGGCCGCGATCGAGGAGCACCGGCCGGACATCATCTTCATCACCACCCCGAACAACCCGACCGGTGACATCACCTCGCTCGAGGACATCCGCACGCTTGTCGACGCCGCCCCCGGCATCGTCATCGTCGACGAGGCCTACGGCGAGTTCTCCCCGTCGCCCTCGGCGGTGACCCTGCTCGCCGAATATCCGGCGAAGCTCGTCGTGTCCCGCACGATGTCGAAGGCCTTCGACTTCGCCGGCGGCCGGCTCGGCTACTTCGTCGCCCACCCGGCGTTCATCGAGGCCGTCATGCTCGTGCGCCTGCCGTACCACCTGTCGGTGCTCTCCCAGGCGGCGGCGACCGTGGCGCTGCGGCACCGCGGTGACACGCTCGCGACCGTCGAGAAGCTCGCGCAGGAGCGGGTGCGGGTCGTCGCCGGCCTCGAGGAACTGGGCTACCAGGTCGTACCCAGCGAGTCGAACTTCGTGTTCTTCGGCCCCTTCGACGACCAGCACGCCGCCTGGCAGCGCTTCCTCGACGCCGGGGTCCTCATCCGCGACGTCGGCGTGACCGGCCACCTGCGCACCACCATCGGGCTGCCGGGCGAGAACGACGCCTTCCTCGCCGCCGCAGCCGACATCAGCAAGGAGATCTAA